The following coding sequences lie in one Allorhizobium pseudoryzae genomic window:
- a CDS encoding branched-chain amino acid ABC transporter permease: MPDTVFFALEVMLNGLMAGIMYALVALGFVLIFKASGIFNYAQGVLALFAALTLVGIMEGQVPFAHLINAIFGTSFHTFGFKVPALVAILLTAAVMTLLAVLVERYILKHLVNQEPIILFMATIGLAYFLEGFGDVMWGSDLKSLDVGLPKGIDETVENLTGEWFGYGFFIDRLDIVAAIVAALLVTALTLFSQYSKQGRALRAVADDHQAALSVGISLRFIWVLVWSIAGIVALVAGIMWGSKSGVQFSLSLIALKALPVLMLGGFTSIPGAIVGGLIIGMGEKLFEFLIGPLVGGATENWFAYVLALVFLVFRPQGLFGERIIERV; encoded by the coding sequence ATGCCTGATACGGTCTTCTTCGCCCTCGAAGTGATGCTGAACGGCCTGATGGCCGGCATCATGTATGCGCTTGTTGCCCTCGGCTTCGTGCTGATCTTCAAGGCAAGCGGCATCTTCAACTATGCGCAAGGCGTGCTGGCGCTGTTTGCAGCGCTGACGCTGGTCGGCATCATGGAAGGCCAGGTGCCCTTCGCGCATCTGATCAATGCCATTTTCGGCACCAGTTTCCACACCTTCGGCTTTAAGGTGCCGGCGCTTGTCGCGATCCTGCTGACCGCCGCCGTGATGACGCTGCTCGCCGTGCTGGTGGAACGCTACATCCTGAAACACCTGGTCAACCAGGAGCCGATCATTCTGTTCATGGCCACGATCGGGCTCGCCTATTTCCTCGAAGGCTTCGGCGACGTGATGTGGGGGTCGGATCTGAAGTCGCTCGATGTCGGGCTTCCGAAGGGCATTGACGAGACCGTCGAGAACCTCACCGGTGAATGGTTCGGCTACGGCTTCTTCATCGACCGGCTGGACATCGTGGCGGCGATCGTCGCGGCCCTGCTGGTCACGGCGCTGACCCTCTTCTCGCAATATTCCAAGCAGGGCCGCGCCTTGCGCGCCGTGGCGGATGATCACCAGGCGGCGCTTTCCGTCGGCATCTCGCTGCGCTTCATCTGGGTGCTCGTCTGGTCGATCGCCGGCATCGTGGCGCTGGTCGCCGGCATCATGTGGGGCTCGAAATCCGGCGTGCAGTTCAGCCTGTCGCTGATTGCGCTCAAAGCCCTGCCGGTCCTGATGCTCGGCGGCTTCACCTCGATCCCCGGCGCCATCGTCGGCGGCCTGATCATCGGCATGGGCGAAAAACTCTTCGAATTCCTCATCGGCCCGCTCGTCGGCGGCGCCACCGAAAACTGGTTCGCCTACGTGCTGGCGCTCGTCTTCCTCGTCTTCCGGCCGCAGGGCCTGTTCGGCGAACGCATCATCGAAAGGGTGTGA
- a CDS encoding branched-chain amino acid ABC transporter permease, with the protein MLYREAGDFKTSYVADSQTFPIKFDRIRYYLVLAIAFGVVPFLINDYWANAVFVPFLIYAIAAIGLNILTGYCGQVSLGTGGFMAVGAYACYKLMTAMPDVPFVIHVVLAGFVTAGVGVLFGLPSLRIKGFYLAVATLAAQFFLVWLFNKVPWFYNYSASGQITAPERTMFGIAVTGAGTPAWAKYLFCLIILFALAWLARNLTRGSVGRRWMAIRDMDIAAEIIGVNPLTAKLSAFAVSSFYIGIAGALFFSVYLGAVEVGEAFGIQKSFLVLFMIIIGGLGSIFGSFAGAAFLVLLPVLLKNILVGQFGWATDLAAHIELMIVGGLIIVFLIVEPHGLNQLWRVAKEKLRLWPFPH; encoded by the coding sequence ATGCTGTACCGTGAGGCCGGCGACTTCAAGACAAGCTATGTGGCCGACAGCCAGACCTTTCCGATCAAGTTCGACCGCATCCGCTATTACCTCGTGCTGGCGATCGCCTTCGGCGTGGTGCCTTTCCTCATCAACGACTACTGGGCGAACGCGGTCTTCGTGCCCTTCCTGATCTATGCGATTGCGGCGATCGGGCTCAACATCCTCACCGGCTATTGCGGCCAGGTGAGCCTTGGCACCGGCGGGTTCATGGCGGTCGGCGCCTATGCCTGCTATAAGCTGATGACCGCCATGCCGGATGTTCCCTTCGTCATCCATGTGGTTCTCGCGGGCTTCGTCACCGCAGGCGTCGGCGTGCTGTTCGGCCTGCCGAGCCTCAGGATCAAGGGCTTCTATCTGGCCGTTGCGACGCTTGCCGCGCAGTTCTTCCTGGTCTGGCTGTTCAACAAGGTGCCGTGGTTCTACAACTATTCGGCATCCGGCCAGATCACCGCTCCGGAACGCACGATGTTCGGCATCGCGGTCACGGGGGCCGGCACGCCCGCCTGGGCCAAATATCTCTTCTGCCTGATCATCCTCTTTGCGCTTGCCTGGCTTGCCCGCAATCTCACGCGCGGCTCGGTCGGTCGCCGCTGGATGGCGATCCGCGACATGGATATCGCCGCCGAAATCATCGGGGTGAACCCGCTCACGGCAAAACTGTCGGCCTTCGCCGTCTCGTCCTTCTATATCGGCATTGCCGGCGCGCTGTTCTTCTCCGTCTATCTCGGCGCGGTCGAAGTGGGCGAGGCCTTCGGCATCCAGAAGAGCTTTCTCGTGCTGTTCATGATCATCATCGGCGGTCTCGGCTCGATCTTCGGCAGTTTCGCCGGTGCCGCTTTCCTGGTGCTGCTGCCGGTGCTCCTGAAGAATATCCTGGTCGGCCAGTTCGGCTGGGCGACGGACCTTGCCGCCCATATCGAGCTGATGATCGTCGGCGGCCTCATCATCGTCTTCCTGATCGTTGAGCCGCACGGGCTGAACCAGCTCTGGCGGGTGGCGAAGGAAAAACTGCGTCTTTGGCCCTTCCCGCATTGA
- a CDS encoding ABC transporter substrate-binding protein, translated as MKKALAALATATMLMTSVPASADLIVPNLSYRTGPYAPGGIPYADGFNDYFTLLNQRDGGIGGEKVVIRECETAYNTEKGVECYEATKGGGALVYNPLSTGITYQLIPKMAADGIPLYTPGYGRTSAANGKVFEWVFNYPSNYWDAASVAIRYLLTENKGDLKGKKIALVYHNSAYGKEPIRTLTELSKKHGFTLTQVPVDHPGQEQKSQWLQIRREKPDYVIMWGWGVMNAVAIQEAANINFPMKNFIGVWWSGSENDVLPAGMGADGYKSLAMHGTGMEYPVYKDIKKYVLDAGKASGAGDQVGSVLYSRGMYAALVISEAIRKAQAIAGKASITAADLRNGFEQLEITEARMAELGLPKFGQPFKATCADHGGPGAALIQQWDAKAKKWNLVTDFIAPDDDVLTPLIMEDSAAYAKENNIAERCK; from the coding sequence ATGAAGAAAGCGCTTGCAGCCCTGGCGACCGCCACCATGCTGATGACCAGCGTGCCGGCCTCTGCCGATCTGATCGTACCCAACCTGTCGTACCGCACGGGACCCTATGCGCCCGGCGGCATTCCCTATGCCGATGGCTTCAACGACTATTTCACTCTGCTCAACCAGCGCGACGGTGGCATTGGCGGCGAGAAGGTGGTGATCCGCGAATGCGAAACGGCCTACAACACCGAAAAGGGCGTCGAATGCTATGAGGCGACCAAGGGCGGCGGCGCGCTCGTCTACAATCCGCTGTCGACCGGCATCACCTACCAGCTGATCCCGAAGATGGCCGCTGACGGCATCCCGCTCTATACGCCGGGCTATGGCCGCACCTCGGCGGCCAACGGCAAGGTGTTCGAATGGGTGTTCAACTACCCGTCCAACTACTGGGACGCGGCAAGCGTCGCCATCCGCTACCTGCTGACCGAGAACAAGGGGGACCTGAAGGGCAAGAAGATCGCGCTCGTCTACCACAACTCGGCCTATGGCAAGGAGCCGATCCGCACCCTGACGGAACTGTCCAAGAAGCACGGCTTCACCCTGACGCAGGTTCCGGTCGATCATCCGGGCCAGGAGCAGAAGAGCCAGTGGCTGCAGATCCGCCGTGAAAAGCCGGATTACGTCATCATGTGGGGCTGGGGCGTGATGAATGCCGTGGCGATCCAGGAAGCGGCCAACATCAACTTTCCGATGAAGAATTTCATTGGTGTCTGGTGGTCCGGTTCGGAAAACGACGTGCTGCCGGCGGGCATGGGCGCGGATGGCTACAAGTCGCTCGCCATGCACGGCACGGGCATGGAATACCCCGTCTACAAGGACATCAAGAAATACGTCCTCGACGCCGGCAAGGCGAGCGGCGCGGGGGATCAGGTCGGTTCCGTTCTCTATTCGCGCGGCATGTATGCGGCGCTGGTGATTTCGGAGGCGATCCGCAAGGCGCAGGCGATCGCCGGCAAGGCTTCGATCACCGCTGCCGACCTGCGCAACGGTTTCGAACAGCTGGAAATCACCGAGGCGCGCATGGCCGAACTCGGCCTGCCGAAGTTCGGCCAGCCGTTCAAGGCGACCTGCGCCGACCATGGCGGACCGGGAGCGGCGCTGATCCAGCAATGGGATGCCAAGGCCAAGAAGTGGAACCTGGTGACCGATTTCATCGCGCCGGACGACGATGTGCTGACGCCGCTGATCATGGAGGATTCCGCAGCCTACGCGAAGGAAAACAACATCGCCGAGCGCTGCAAGTAA
- a CDS encoding ABC transporter ATP-binding protein codes for MLNATTTDQTLLEVNNIEVIYNHVILVLKGVSLSVPKRGITALLGGNGAGKTTTLKAISNLLKSERGEVTKGSIVYRGDRVQDLSPADLVSRGVIQVMEGRHCFEHLTVEENLLTGAYTRRDGSAAVRRDLDMVYTYFPRLKERRKSQAGYTSGGEQQMTAIGRALMSRPETILLDEPSMGLAPQLVEQIFEIVKAVNEGEGVTFLLAEQNTNVALRYAHYGYILESGRVVMDGPAKDLRENPDVKEFYLGMSDKGRNSFRDVRSYRRRKRWLA; via the coding sequence ATGCTGAATGCCACCACCACCGACCAGACGCTTCTGGAGGTCAACAATATCGAGGTGATCTACAACCACGTCATCCTCGTGCTGAAGGGCGTCAGCCTGTCCGTGCCCAAGCGCGGCATCACGGCGCTTCTCGGCGGCAATGGCGCCGGCAAGACGACGACGCTGAAGGCGATTTCGAACCTGTTGAAATCCGAGCGCGGCGAGGTGACCAAGGGCTCGATCGTCTATCGCGGCGACCGCGTGCAGGACCTGTCGCCAGCCGATCTCGTCAGCCGCGGCGTCATCCAGGTCATGGAAGGGCGCCACTGCTTCGAGCATCTGACCGTCGAGGAAAACCTGCTGACCGGCGCCTATACCCGCCGGGATGGTAGCGCCGCGGTAAGGCGCGACCTCGACATGGTCTACACCTATTTCCCGCGGCTGAAGGAGCGACGCAAATCGCAGGCCGGTTACACCTCCGGCGGCGAGCAGCAGATGACGGCGATCGGCCGGGCGCTGATGAGCCGGCCGGAAACCATCCTTCTCGATGAACCCAGCATGGGGCTCGCCCCGCAACTGGTCGAGCAGATCTTCGAGATCGTCAAGGCGGTGAATGAAGGCGAGGGCGTTACCTTCCTGCTCGCCGAGCAGAACACAAATGTCGCGCTGCGCTATGCGCATTACGGCTACATCCTGGAAAGCGGTCGCGTCGTCATGGACGGGCCGGCGAAGGATCTGCGCGAGAACCCGGACGTCAAGGAATTCTATCTCGGCATGTCGGACAAGGGACGCAACAGCTTCCGCGATGTCCGAAGCTACCGTCGCCGCAAGCGGTGGCTGGCATGA
- a CDS encoding phenylacetate--CoA ligase family protein: MSHFDHLETRSQDEREADQLTALNTLLSRHGQAPLAALSELSNLPVLRKADISQRQKAKPPFGNLPVGNVVHYFQSPGPIYEPGGVSHDWWRMGRFLHALGVGPGDIVHNCFGYHLTPAGMIFENGARAVGAAILPAGTGQTELQVRAAADIGTTVYAGTPDYLKVILEKAEELGETLKIRRAAVSGGALFPSLRQYYADRGITCLQVYATADLGNIAYESPAMEGLILDEGVIVEIVRPGSDRPVPDGEVGEVVVTSLNPDYPLVRFATGDLSAILPGASPCGRTNRRIKGWMGRADQTTKIKGMFVRPEQVAQLVARHDEIARARVVASREGEMDIMTVQIETRATNPALYEQSIVATLKMRGQVELLPPGALPNDGKVIEDRRSYD; this comes from the coding sequence ATGAGCCATTTCGATCACCTCGAGACCCGTTCGCAGGATGAGCGCGAAGCCGATCAGCTGACGGCGCTGAACACGCTTTTGTCCCGTCACGGGCAGGCACCGCTGGCGGCGCTGTCGGAACTGTCGAACCTTCCGGTCCTCCGCAAGGCCGATATCTCGCAGCGGCAGAAGGCCAAGCCGCCCTTCGGCAACCTGCCCGTCGGCAATGTCGTGCATTATTTCCAGTCGCCGGGCCCAATCTATGAGCCGGGCGGCGTCAGCCATGACTGGTGGCGCATGGGCCGTTTCCTGCATGCGCTGGGTGTCGGCCCGGGCGATATCGTCCACAACTGCTTCGGCTATCATCTGACGCCCGCCGGCATGATCTTCGAAAACGGCGCGCGGGCGGTGGGGGCGGCGATCCTGCCCGCAGGGACCGGCCAGACGGAACTGCAGGTGCGCGCCGCCGCCGATATCGGCACCACCGTCTACGCCGGCACGCCCGATTACCTGAAGGTGATCCTGGAAAAGGCCGAGGAACTGGGCGAGACCCTGAAGATCCGCCGTGCTGCGGTCTCCGGCGGGGCGCTTTTCCCGAGCCTCCGGCAATATTACGCCGATCGCGGCATCACCTGCCTGCAGGTCTATGCGACAGCAGATCTCGGCAACATCGCCTATGAATCGCCCGCCATGGAGGGCCTCATCCTGGATGAGGGCGTGATCGTCGAGATCGTGCGACCCGGTTCCGATCGTCCGGTGCCGGATGGCGAGGTGGGAGAAGTGGTCGTCACCTCGCTCAACCCGGATTACCCGCTGGTGCGGTTTGCGACAGGGGATCTCTCCGCCATCCTCCCGGGAGCAAGTCCGTGCGGGCGCACCAACCGCCGCATCAAGGGCTGGATGGGGCGCGCCGACCAGACAACGAAGATCAAGGGCATGTTCGTGCGCCCCGAGCAGGTTGCGCAACTGGTCGCCCGCCATGACGAGATCGCCCGGGCCCGGGTGGTGGCGAGCCGCGAGGGCGAGATGGACATCATGACGGTACAGATCGAAACGCGGGCGACGAACCCGGCGCTCTACGAGCAGAGCATCGTCGCGACGCTCAAGATGCGCGGCCAGGTGGAGCTTCTGCCGCCCGGCGCGCTGCCCAATGACGGCAAGGTGATCGAAGACCGCCGCAGCTATGATTGA
- a CDS encoding acetyl-CoA C-acyltransferase → MRHDVVIVGAARTPMGGFQGALGSKTAAELGAVAISAALERAGVETSGVDEVLMGCVLLAGQGQAPARQAALGAGLPVSTPASTVNKMCGSGMKTVMMAHDAILAGQADVMVAGGMESMSNAPYLLDRARGGYRMGHGRVIDHMFLDGLEDAYDRGRLMGTFAEDCAEAYQFTREAQDAYALRSLSRAKAAINEGRFAGEVAAVPVFGKGSGTTVSVDEQPGNARPDKIPQLKPAFRADGTVTAANSSSISDGAAALVLMTADETERRGLSPLARIIGHASYANEPRLFPTAPIGAMNRLFERTGWSAGEVDLFEINEAFAVVAMAAMRDLDLPADRVNVNGGACALGHPIGASGARILVTLLAALKASGGRRGVASVCIGGGEATALALETMD, encoded by the coding sequence ATGCGGCATGACGTGGTGATCGTCGGCGCGGCGAGAACCCCGATGGGCGGGTTCCAGGGCGCGCTCGGATCGAAAACGGCGGCGGAACTCGGCGCGGTTGCGATTTCGGCGGCGCTGGAGCGGGCTGGTGTCGAGACTTCCGGCGTCGATGAAGTCCTGATGGGCTGCGTCCTGCTCGCCGGCCAGGGCCAGGCGCCGGCGCGCCAGGCAGCACTCGGTGCCGGTCTGCCGGTCTCCACGCCCGCCTCCACCGTCAACAAGATGTGCGGCTCCGGCATGAAGACGGTGATGATGGCGCATGACGCGATCCTCGCCGGCCAGGCGGATGTGATGGTCGCCGGCGGCATGGAAAGCATGTCGAATGCGCCCTACCTGCTCGACCGGGCGCGCGGCGGCTATCGCATGGGCCATGGCCGGGTGATCGACCACATGTTCCTCGACGGGCTGGAAGACGCCTATGACCGTGGCCGGCTGATGGGCACGTTTGCGGAGGATTGCGCCGAGGCCTATCAGTTCACCCGCGAGGCACAGGATGCCTATGCGCTCCGGTCCCTCTCACGCGCAAAGGCTGCGATCAACGAAGGCCGGTTTGCTGGCGAGGTTGCCGCCGTGCCGGTGTTCGGCAAGGGCAGCGGCACCACGGTCTCCGTGGATGAACAGCCCGGCAATGCAAGGCCCGACAAGATTCCGCAGCTGAAGCCCGCCTTTCGAGCGGATGGCACGGTAACAGCAGCCAACTCCTCCTCGATCAGCGATGGCGCGGCGGCGTTGGTGCTGATGACGGCGGACGAGACGGAGCGCCGGGGCTTGTCGCCGCTTGCCCGCATCATTGGCCATGCCAGCTATGCCAACGAGCCGCGGCTTTTCCCGACGGCGCCGATCGGCGCGATGAACAGGCTTTTTGAACGCACCGGATGGTCGGCGGGTGAGGTGGACCTGTTTGAGATCAACGAGGCCTTTGCGGTGGTGGCCATGGCCGCAATGCGCGATCTCGATCTGCCCGCCGACCGGGTGAACGTGAATGGCGGCGCCTGCGCGCTTGGCCACCCGATCGGTGCGTCGGGTGCCCGTATCCTCGTGACGCTGCTCGCTGCCCTGAAGGCAAGCGGTGGCCGGCGCGGTGTCGCGAGCGTGTGCATCGGCGGCGGCGAGGCCACGGCCCTTGCCCTTGAGACAATGGATTGA
- a CDS encoding acyl-CoA dehydrogenase family protein, whose amino-acid sequence MDFSLTEEQAAIREMAENFARDEIAPQALEWDQTRHFPVDVIRNAAALGLGGIMVSEEHGGSGLGRIEAVLIYEALAKGCAAISAYLSIHNMVATMIDKHGSAAQKTSYLPRLCAGEILASYCLTEPACGSDAAALTTRAERDGDEYVLTGQKMFISGAGATDLYVVMARTGGPGPKGISAFLVEKGADGLTFGANEKKMGWNAQPTRTVMLDRVRVKAEAMLGPEGAGFKLAMEALDGGRTSIAACSLGGAQSALDKAVAYTAERKAFGQKLNEFQALQFAIADMATELEVSRTFLWRAAAALDAKLPEATRLCAMAKKHVTDAGFEVANRALQLHGGYGYLADYGVEKIVRDLRVHQILEGTNEIMRLIIARSVLSEA is encoded by the coding sequence ATGGATTTTTCACTCACCGAAGAACAAGCCGCCATCCGCGAGATGGCCGAAAACTTTGCGCGTGACGAGATCGCGCCGCAGGCGCTGGAATGGGACCAGACGCGGCATTTCCCCGTCGATGTGATCCGCAATGCCGCAGCGCTGGGGCTTGGCGGCATCATGGTCTCGGAAGAACATGGCGGATCGGGTCTGGGCCGCATTGAGGCGGTGCTGATCTATGAGGCGCTGGCCAAGGGGTGCGCGGCGATTTCCGCCTATCTTTCGATCCACAACATGGTGGCGACCATGATCGACAAGCACGGCAGCGCGGCGCAGAAGACAAGCTATCTGCCGCGCCTCTGTGCCGGCGAGATTCTCGCCTCCTACTGCCTGACCGAGCCCGCCTGCGGCTCGGACGCGGCAGCGCTCACGACGCGCGCCGAACGGGATGGCGATGAATACGTGCTGACCGGCCAGAAGATGTTCATCTCCGGCGCCGGCGCCACCGATCTCTACGTGGTGATGGCCCGAACCGGCGGGCCGGGGCCGAAGGGCATTTCGGCCTTCCTGGTCGAGAAGGGCGCGGATGGCCTCACCTTCGGCGCGAACGAGAAGAAGATGGGCTGGAACGCCCAGCCGACCCGCACCGTGATGCTGGACCGCGTGCGGGTGAAGGCGGAGGCGATGCTGGGGCCGGAGGGCGCCGGCTTCAAGCTTGCGATGGAGGCGCTCGACGGCGGGCGCACCTCGATTGCCGCCTGCTCGCTGGGTGGCGCGCAATCGGCGCTCGACAAGGCGGTCGCCTACACCGCCGAACGCAAGGCCTTCGGCCAGAAGCTCAACGAGTTCCAGGCCCTGCAGTTTGCCATTGCCGACATGGCGACCGAGCTTGAAGTCTCGCGCACCTTCCTGTGGCGGGCGGCCGCGGCGCTCGACGCCAAACTGCCGGAGGCAACGCGGCTTTGCGCCATGGCGAAGAAGCATGTGACGGATGCCGGTTTCGAGGTTGCGAACCGCGCGCTGCAATTGCACGGTGGCTACGGGTATCTGGCGGATTACGGCGTGGAAAAGATCGTCCGCGACCTGCGCGTCCACCAGATCCTGGAAGGCACGAACGAAATCATGCGCCTCATCATCGCGCGCTCGGTCCTGTCCGAAGCGTGA
- a CDS encoding enoyl-CoA hydratase: MTYETILTERRDRVLLIRLNRPEALNALNAKVTQELIALTAEADADQEIGCLVLTGSEKAFAAGADIKEMQALSFQDVAVADRFAEWSLFTGRRKPIIAAVSGFALGGGCELAMMCDFILAGDTAKFGQPEIKLGTIPGMGGSQRLTRFVGKSKAMDMVLTGRMMDAAEAERCGLVSRVFPAADLIEEAVKVAAVIAGMSQPVAAMAKEAVNRAFETTLAEGLLLERRLFQSTFALDDRAEGMKAFVERRPAEFRNR; encoded by the coding sequence ATGACCTACGAGACCATTTTGACCGAACGGCGCGACCGCGTGCTGCTGATCCGCCTCAACCGGCCGGAAGCGCTGAATGCGCTGAACGCCAAGGTGACGCAGGAACTGATTGCACTGACTGCGGAGGCGGATGCCGATCAGGAGATCGGCTGCCTGGTGCTGACCGGCTCGGAAAAGGCCTTTGCCGCCGGCGCCGACATCAAGGAAATGCAGGCGCTGAGCTTCCAGGACGTGGCCGTGGCGGACCGTTTTGCCGAATGGTCGCTGTTTACCGGTCGTCGCAAGCCGATCATTGCGGCTGTTTCCGGTTTTGCGCTCGGCGGCGGCTGCGAGCTTGCCATGATGTGCGATTTCATCCTGGCCGGTGACACGGCCAAGTTCGGCCAGCCGGAAATCAAGCTCGGCACCATTCCCGGCATGGGCGGCTCGCAGCGGCTCACCCGTTTCGTTGGCAAGTCGAAGGCGATGGATATGGTGCTGACGGGCCGCATGATGGATGCGGCGGAAGCCGAGCGGTGCGGGCTGGTCAGCCGCGTTTTCCCGGCTGCCGATCTCATCGAGGAGGCGGTTAAGGTCGCGGCTGTCATCGCCGGCATGTCGCAGCCGGTGGCCGCCATGGCGAAGGAAGCCGTCAACCGCGCCTTCGAGACGACGCTCGCCGAAGGCCTGCTTCTGGAGCGCCGGCTGTTCCAGTCCACCTTTGCCTTGGATGACCGCGCGGAAGGTATGAAGGCCTTCGTCGAGCGCCGTCCGGCCGAGTTCAGGAACAGGTGA
- a CDS encoding 3-hydroxyacyl-CoA dehydrogenase, with the protein MEIAGRTFIVTGAASGLGAATTEMLVASGARVVIADRDEAGGAAAAARLGEAVRFSPTDVTREEDGQAAVALALSAFGSLQGLVNCAGVAPGEKVLGRDGPHRLESFARAVSINLIGTFNMARLAADAMTKSAPNTGGERGVIINTASIAAFDGQVGQAAYAASKAGVAGLTLPMARELARHGIRVMTIAPGIFKTPMMAGMPQEVQDSLGASVPFPSRLGEPSEYAALVRHIIENAMLNGEVIRLDGALRMAPK; encoded by the coding sequence ATGGAGATCGCGGGGAGGACATTCATCGTCACCGGCGCGGCCTCCGGGCTCGGCGCTGCCACGACGGAGATGCTGGTCGCATCCGGCGCCCGGGTGGTGATCGCCGACCGGGATGAGGCCGGGGGTGCGGCAGCGGCTGCCCGGCTGGGGGAGGCGGTGCGCTTTTCCCCGACCGACGTGACCCGCGAGGAGGATGGCCAGGCGGCAGTGGCGCTGGCACTCAGCGCCTTCGGCTCCCTGCAGGGCCTCGTCAATTGCGCCGGTGTCGCGCCCGGCGAGAAGGTGCTGGGCCGCGATGGCCCGCACCGGCTGGAAAGTTTTGCCCGCGCCGTCTCCATCAACCTCATCGGCACCTTCAACATGGCGCGGCTGGCGGCAGACGCGATGACGAAATCCGCGCCCAATACCGGCGGGGAACGCGGCGTCATCATCAACACCGCCTCGATTGCCGCCTTTGACGGCCAGGTGGGCCAGGCGGCCTATGCCGCGTCCAAGGCAGGCGTTGCCGGCCTGACGCTGCCGATGGCACGCGAGCTCGCCCGCCATGGCATTCGGGTCATGACCATCGCGCCCGGCATCTTCAAGACACCGATGATGGCCGGCATGCCGCAGGAGGTGCAGGATTCGCTCGGCGCCTCGGTGCCCTTTCCCTCGCGGCTGGGAGAGCCGTCGGAATATGCGGCGCTGGTGCGGCACATCATCGAAAATGCCATGCTGAACGGGGAGGTCATCCGCCTGGATGGAGCGCTCCGCATGGCGCCAAAATGA
- a CDS encoding isovaleryl-CoA dehydrogenase has product MFHATMRFDLGEDVAALRETVHAWAQERLKPIAAEVDRSNSFPNSLWKEMGELGLLGITVSEAYGGSGMGYLAHTVAVEELARASASVSLSYGAHSNLCVNQIKLNGSEAQKQKYLPGLVSGDHVGALAMSEPGAGSDVVSMKLRATKRNGYYVLKGNKYWITNGPDADTLVVYAKTDPDAGSKGITAFIVEKSMKGFSTSPHFDKLGMRGSNTAELIFDDVEVPFENVLGEEGRGVRVLMSGLDFERVVLAGIGLGIMAACLDEVMPYVATREQFGQPVGSFQLMQGKIADMYVALNTARSYVYEVAKACDRGEVTRQDAAGAVLYASEQAMVQAHQAVQALGGAGFLADSVVSRLFRDAKLMEIGAGTSEIRRMLIGRELMAAMA; this is encoded by the coding sequence ATGTTTCACGCCACGATGCGCTTCGATCTCGGGGAGGATGTCGCAGCGCTTAGGGAGACCGTTCATGCCTGGGCGCAGGAGAGGCTGAAGCCGATCGCCGCCGAGGTGGATCGTTCCAACAGCTTTCCCAACAGCCTTTGGAAGGAAATGGGGGAGCTCGGCCTGCTCGGCATCACCGTCAGCGAGGCCTATGGCGGTTCCGGCATGGGCTATCTTGCCCATACGGTCGCGGTCGAGGAACTTGCCCGCGCCTCCGCCTCCGTCAGCCTGTCCTATGGTGCCCATTCCAATCTCTGCGTCAACCAGATCAAGCTGAACGGGTCTGAGGCCCAGAAGCAGAAATACCTGCCCGGTCTCGTCTCCGGAGATCATGTCGGGGCGCTGGCGATGTCGGAACCCGGCGCCGGCTCGGATGTCGTCTCCATGAAGCTGCGGGCCACCAAGCGCAACGGCTATTACGTGCTGAAGGGCAACAAATACTGGATCACCAATGGCCCGGATGCCGATACGCTGGTGGTCTACGCCAAGACCGATCCGGACGCCGGCTCGAAGGGGATTACCGCCTTCATCGTCGAAAAGAGCATGAAGGGCTTTTCTACCAGCCCGCATTTCGACAAGCTCGGCATGCGCGGCTCGAACACCGCCGAACTGATTTTCGACGATGTCGAAGTGCCGTTCGAAAACGTGCTCGGCGAAGAGGGCCGGGGCGTGCGCGTGCTGATGTCCGGGCTGGACTTCGAGCGCGTCGTGCTGGCCGGCATCGGGCTTGGCATCATGGCCGCCTGCCTGGACGAGGTCATGCCCTATGTCGCGACCCGCGAGCAGTTCGGCCAGCCGGTCGGCAGTTTTCAGCTGATGCAGGGCAAGATTGCCGACATGTACGTGGCGCTCAACACCGCGCGGTCTTACGTCTACGAAGTCGCCAAGGCCTGCGATCGCGGCGAGGTGACGCGGCAGGATGCGGCGGGCGCCGTGCTCTATGCCAGCGAACAGGCCATGGTGCAGGCGCATCAGGCCGTGCAGGCGCTGGGTGGCGCGGGTTTTCTTGCCGACAGCGTGGTGAGCCGCCTGTTCCGCGATGCCAAGCTGATGGAAATCGGCGCCGGCACATCCGAAATCCGCCGCATGCTGATCGGTCGTGAATTGATGGCCGCCATGGCCTGA